DNA from Halorarum salinum:
TGGGGGCTCAGGAACCCGTGGCGGCTCTCGTTCGACGACGGGGACTGCTTCGTCGCCGACGTGGGCCAGGACGAGTACGAGGAGGTGAACCTGCTCGAACGCGGCGGCAACTACGGGTGGAACGTGAAGGAGGGGACCCACTGTTTCGAGGCCGACGACTGCCCGGACGAGACGCCGTCCGACGTCAGGGGCGGCGAGTCGCTCATCGACCCCATCGTCGAGTACCCCCACTCGGGGGATGACGTCAGCGGCGTCTCGGTCATCGGCGGCCACGTCTACCGCGGCGCGGCGATTCCGGGGCTCCGGGGGCGATACGTCTTCGGCGACCTCGAGGCGGATGGCCGGCTGTTCGTCTCGACCCGAGCCGAGGGCGACGGCTCCTGGTCGACGGACGTCGTCCCGCTCGGCGGGGACGGCGACGACGCCCTCGAACGCCTCCTGTCGTTCGGCCGCGACGGCGAAGGCGAGGTGTACGCGCTCGGGAGGGGCGAGGACGGCGGCGGCGTGTATCGGCTGACCCCCGACGGATAGCCAGACGCCCCCGACGCGTAGCCGGGAGGTCGACCCGGCGGGTCGGGTCCGGCGGCGGGGTCGGTCCGGTTCGGCCGCCCAACCCGTAGCGTTTTACGGACCCCCGGCCCCACTCACAACCATGTCGAACGAGCCCGGCGGGATCGTCGGCGAGTTCCTCTCGCTGAAGGCGGACACCGACGCCGACGTGCTCGCGATGCAGTGTGGCGACTTCTACGAGTTCTTCGCCGAGGACGCGGAACTGGTCGCCGAGGAACTCGACCTCAAGGTCTCCCAGAAGTCCTCCCACGGCTCCTCGTACCCGATGGCGGGCGTCCCCCTCTCGGAGCTCACCCCGTACCTGAAGGCGCTCGTCGAGCGCGGCTACCGCGTCGCCGTCGCCGAACAGTACGAAACCGACGGCGGCCACGCCCGCGAGATCGAGCGCGTCGTCTCGCCGGGCACGGTCGTCGACCCGGACGGCTCGGCCGCCCGCTACCTCGCGGGCGTCGAGGAAGCCGACGGCGGGTACGGCGTCGCCTTCGCCGAGGTGACGACCGGCCGCTTCCGCGCCGCGGCGGTCGAGTCGGCCGACGACGTCCGCGCGGAACTCCACCGGTTCGCGCCCGTCGAGGTCCTCCCCGGTCCCGGCGTCCGCGGGGACGACGACCTGCTCGCCGCGTTCCGGGAGGACGCCGACGCGACCCTGACGCTCCACGAAGCGGAGGCGTTCGCGCCCGGCCGGGCGCGCCACCGCCTGCGCGAGCAGTTCGGCCGGGAGACGCTCGAGACGGTCGGCCTCGACGCGGACGCGGCCGTCGCCGCCGCCGGCGCGGTGCTCCACTACGTGGACGAGACCGGGGCCGGCGTGCTCGCGTCGATGACGCGCCTCGGCACCCTCGACCCCGGCGGCCGCGTCGCGCTCGACGCGACGACCCAGCGCAACCTCGAACTGGTCGAGACGATGAAGGGCGAGCGCGAGGGCACCCTGCTCGAGACGCTCGACCACACCGAGACCGCGGCGGGGTCTCGCCTGCTCCGCGAGTGGGTCACCCGGCCCCGCCGCGACCGCGCCGAACTCGAACGCCGTCACGACGCGGTCGCGGCGTTCGCCTCCGCGGCGCTCGCCCGGGATCGCCTCCTCGACGTGCTCGACGGGACGGCGGACCTCGAACGACTCGCCGCGCGCGCGACGAGCGGGAGCGCCGATCCGCGCGACCTCGCGGCCGTCCGGGACGCGCTCGCTCGCCTCCCCCGGCTGGCGTCCGCCATCGAGGGGACGGAACTCGCGGACTCGCCGGTCGCCGACGCCCTCGCTCGGCCGGACCAGTCGGCCGCGCGCGGCCTCCACGACGACCTCGACGACGCGCTCGCGACCGACCCGCCGGGGACCGTCACCGAGGGAGGGATCATCGCGCGGGGCCACGACGAGGAGCTGGACGAACTCGTCGGGGAGTACGAGGAGGCCGAGCGCTGGCTCGACACGCTCGCCGAGCGGGAGAAGCGCCAGCACGGCCTCTCGCACGTCACGGTCGACCGGAACGCCACCGACGGCTACTACGTCCAGGTCGGCCGGTCGGTCGCCGACGAGGTGCCCGACCACTACCGGGAGATCAAGACGCTGAAGAACTCGAAGCGGTTCGTCACCGACGAACTGGAGGACCGGGAGCGGACGGTCCTGCGGCTGGAGGAGGCCCGCGGGGAACTGGAGTACGACCTGTTCCAGGGGCTTCGCGACCGCGTCGCCGAGCGGGCCGAACTCCTCCAGGACGTGGGCCGGGCACTCGCGGAACTCGACGTGCTGGCCTCGCTGGCCGAGCACGCGGCGGCGAACGACTGGGTGCGGCCCGACCTCTCGAACGGCGGCGAACTCGCCATCGAGGCGGGCCGGCACCCGGTGGTCGAACGGACCACCGACTTCGTCCCGAACGACCTCCGGATGGACGGGGCGGCTTCAGCTGCCAGTCCGGAACGTGCCAGCGGGCACGCGGACCGCGAACGGGGCTTCCTCATCGTCACCGGGCCGAACATGAGCGGGAAGTCGACGTACATGCGCCAGTGCGCGCTCGTCGTGCTGCTCGCGCAGATGGGGAGCTTCGTGCCCGCGGACGCCGCGCGCGTCCCGCTCGTGGACGGCGTGTTCACCAGGGTCGGCGCGCTGGACGAGCTCGCGGGGGGCCGCTCCACGTTCATGGTCGAGATGCAGGAGCTCTCGAACATCCTCCACTCCGCCACCGAGGACTCGCTGGTCATCCTCGACGAGGTGGGGCGCGGCACGGCGACCTACGACGGCATCTCCATCGCCTGGGCCGCCACCGAGTACCTCCACAACGAGGTCCGCGCGAAGACGCTGTTCGCGACCCACTACCACGAACTCACCGCGCTCGCGGAGCACCTCCCGCGCGTCGGGAACGTCCACGTCGCCGCCGAGGAGCGGGACGGCGACGTGACGTTCCTCCGGCGGGTCCGCGAGGGCCCGACCGACCGCTCCTACGGGGTCCACGTCGCGGACCTCGCCGGCGTCCCCGACCCGGTCGTCGACCGCTCGGCCGAGGTGCTGGACCGCCTCCGCGAGGAGAAGGCCATCGAGGCGCGCGGCTCGGAGTCCGGCTCGACGGGCGGCGAGGACGGTCGCGACGGGACGAGACAGACCGTCTTCGACCTCGGGAGCGGTCAGTTCCGGGGGTCCGCGAGCGCCGACGGCGGCGACTCCGAACCGCTCGACCCCTCCACGAAGTCGGTGCTGGAGGAACTGCGGGGGACGGACGTGAACGAGGTGCCCCCGGTCGAACTGATGGCGAAGGTCCAGGAGTGGCGCGAGCGCCTCGACGGGGCGGGATGAACGGCGGCCGGGACGAGGTGGGAGCCTGGCCTAACTACAGGCCGGCAACCACGGCACATAGTTAACTTTTCCCGGATGCTCCGACCTGACGCGTCTATTCCATACCAGTAGTTAGGGAAAGAATCGTTAGGTTAACTTGCGTGGCGTTCGACCCGGTCCACGTTAGCCATGGATCCAGCGGACTTCGCGGACGGCCCGGGCAGCGTCGACGACCACGACGGGCTGCCGTGCTACCGGCCGCCGAGCCTGCCGCCGGACCTGGAGCACGGCGACGACCTGCTCCGGGTGTACGGCGACGCCCAGTACGCGCTTGGCAGACTGGCGACGCTCCATCGCGACCTGGACAACCCAAACCTCCTCATCGCGCCGTTCGTCCACCGCGAGGCCGCGATGAGCTCGCAGGTCGAGGGGACGAACGTCACCATCTCGGACATCTACCAGCACGAGGTCGGCGCGACGCCGGCGCGCTCGGCCGCGGAGGGGACCGACGTGCGCGAGGCGTACAACTACGTCGACGCCGTGAAGCAGGGGTTCGCCCGACTCGACGCCGGCGAGTCCATCGACGTCGAC
Protein-coding regions in this window:
- the mutS gene encoding DNA mismatch repair protein MutS produces the protein MSNEPGGIVGEFLSLKADTDADVLAMQCGDFYEFFAEDAELVAEELDLKVSQKSSHGSSYPMAGVPLSELTPYLKALVERGYRVAVAEQYETDGGHAREIERVVSPGTVVDPDGSAARYLAGVEEADGGYGVAFAEVTTGRFRAAAVESADDVRAELHRFAPVEVLPGPGVRGDDDLLAAFREDADATLTLHEAEAFAPGRARHRLREQFGRETLETVGLDADAAVAAAGAVLHYVDETGAGVLASMTRLGTLDPGGRVALDATTQRNLELVETMKGEREGTLLETLDHTETAAGSRLLREWVTRPRRDRAELERRHDAVAAFASAALARDRLLDVLDGTADLERLAARATSGSADPRDLAAVRDALARLPRLASAIEGTELADSPVADALARPDQSAARGLHDDLDDALATDPPGTVTEGGIIARGHDEELDELVGEYEEAERWLDTLAEREKRQHGLSHVTVDRNATDGYYVQVGRSVADEVPDHYREIKTLKNSKRFVTDELEDRERTVLRLEEARGELEYDLFQGLRDRVAERAELLQDVGRALAELDVLASLAEHAAANDWVRPDLSNGGELAIEAGRHPVVERTTDFVPNDLRMDGAASAASPERASGHADRERGFLIVTGPNMSGKSTYMRQCALVVLLAQMGSFVPADAARVPLVDGVFTRVGALDELAGGRSTFMVEMQELSNILHSATEDSLVILDEVGRGTATYDGISIAWAATEYLHNEVRAKTLFATHYHELTALAEHLPRVGNVHVAAEERDGDVTFLRRVREGPTDRSYGVHVADLAGVPDPVVDRSAEVLDRLREEKAIEARGSESGSTGGEDGRDGTRQTVFDLGSGQFRGSASADGGDSEPLDPSTKSVLEELRGTDVNEVPPVELMAKVQEWRERLDGAG